In Sphingomonas sp. M1-B02, the sequence GAGCGGCAGCCGCAGGAAACGAAGCATGGGTTCCGATCTAGTCGTGAACGGCCGCGCATGCCAGCTTTCACCTTTCGCGCAGATGTACGGCAGATGTACGCGGGACAATCTGTCCAGTTGAACCGGGCTACCGGAGGACCGAGATGGGGGCGGGCATCTGTCGCCCCGTTCCAGGGAATCGATAATGAACAGCGTACGTGAAAAGGCATGGTCCGATTTCCGGCGCATGCTGATCGTGATCGCCTTGTGCGGCGTGCTGATGGTTGCCGGCGCCTTATGGTATCTGTCGCTGTTCGGGCCGCTTTACCTGTCGATGATCCTGGCGACGGTCGGCGGCGTATTCATCTCGACCCTGCTCGGCTGCGGGCTGTTCGCCGCCGCTTTCTTCAGCGACAAGAGCGGCCACGACCAGAATGTGACCGACGCGACCAACCAGGATGACGCGGCGCAGGGCTGAGGCGACTCACCTCCCCGAGCCTTCGTGATCCCGGCGCAGGCGGAGCCAGGGTAGTTCACGACATGCCATCGATCGAGCGCGCGTTTGCCGGAGATGCTGTTGTGCGCCGATCGCTTCCATCGTGGCTCTGGATCCCCGCCTGCGCGGGGATGACGGTGGAAAGCGGCAGGATCCTCCAACGCCGCCCAACGTCGTCTCCGCGCAGCGATGCTTGATCCGCGCGCCGCTAAGCGCCACATGCCACCCATGCTGATCGAGACCGAACCGACGCCCAACCCGGCGACGCTCAAATTCCTCCCCGGCCGCGCCGTGATGGACATGGGCACGCGCGACTTCGCGACACCCGAGGAGGCCGAGGCGTCCCCGCTCGCCGATGCGTTGTTCGGGCTGGGCGACGTGACCGGCGTGTTCTTCGGCCGCGACTTCATCTCGGTCACCGCCGCCCCCGGCGTCGAATGGCCGATGCTCAAGCCCGACGTGCTCGGCATCCTGCTCGATCATTTCTCGGCGAACATGCCGCTGTTCCGCCCCGGATCGGCGGCGGGCATCGCCGTGCCCCCGGAAGCCGGCGATTATGGCGACAATCCCGAGGATGCCGATATCGTCGCGCAGATCCGCGAGCTGATCGAGACCCGCATCCGCCCCGCGGTCGCCAATGATGGCGGCGATATCGTCTATCGCGGCTTCGATGCCGGCAAGGTCTATCTCCAGATGCAGGGCGCCTGCGCCGGCTGTCCCTCGTCGAGCGCGACGCTCAAGAACGGGATCGAGCAACTGCTCAAATATTATGTTCCCGAAGTGACCGAGGTTCGCGCGGTCTGACGCGCATCGCTGAAAAGGATAGAATATATGGGCGAACCCCTGGATGAGGCGGGGCTCGATACGATCTTTCGTACTGCGCGTACCTATAACGGCTATACCGACCAGCCGGTCACGGAGGCCGATATCCGCCGGATCTACGATCTGGTGAAGATGGGGCCGACCTCGGCCAACCAGCAGGCCGCGCGCTTCGTCTGGCTTCTGAGCCAGGAGCAGAAGGACAAGCTGGCCGCGCTTTCCAGCGGCACCAATGGCGAGAAGATCCGCAAGGCGCCCGCCACCGTGATCGTTGCGATGGACCTGGCCTTCAACGAGCATCTCCCCTGGCTCTTCCCGCACGCGCCGACCGCCAAGGACTGGTTCGCCGACGACGAAGTGCGCTACACCCACGCTTTCCGCAATTCGACGCTGCAGGGCGGCTATTTCATCCTGGCTGCGCGCGCGCTGGGATTCGACACCGGGCCGATGTCGGGCTTCGACAATGCCAAGGTCGATGCGGCTTTCTTCGCCGACCAGCCGAATGTGAAATCCAACTTCATCTCGACGCTCGGCTATGGCGATCCCGCCACCGTCTTCGATCGGCTGCCGCGTCCCGAATTCGAACGGTTCAATCGCATTGTCTGAACTCTGCCTTCCGTGACGACGACGCTGGTGATCGAGACCGCGACCGCGGCCTGTTCGGTGGCGCTGCTGCAGGACGGCAAGGTCGTGGCGCACCGGCACGACGTGGTCGAGCGCGGCCATGCCGAACTGCTGATCCCGATGATCGGCGCCCTGCCCGGCCAGGGTCGCGCGGAGCATATCCTCGTCGACGTGGGACCGGGCAGCTTCACCGGCGTGCGCGTCGGGCTCGCGGCCGCGCGCGGACTGGCGATCGGCTGGGGCAGCAGCGTCCAGGGCTATTCGTCGCTCGCCTTGCTCGCGGCAGCGGGTTTCGCCGCCGATCCGGGCCGCGCCGCGCTTGCGGTGGTGCTCGAAGGGGGGCACGGTGAGGTCTTCATGCAGCTGTTCACCTCCTCGCCGCTGAAGGAAGACGGGCCTTTTCTATCGCTGGGCCCTGCGGCTGCGCTGGCGAAGCTCGGCAACCGGCAGGCGATCGGCAGCGGCGTCCACCGCCTCGC encodes:
- a CDS encoding NifU family protein, producing the protein MLIETEPTPNPATLKFLPGRAVMDMGTRDFATPEEAEASPLADALFGLGDVTGVFFGRDFISVTAAPGVEWPMLKPDVLGILLDHFSANMPLFRPGSAAGIAVPPEAGDYGDNPEDADIVAQIRELIETRIRPAVANDGGDIVYRGFDAGKVYLQMQGACAGCPSSSATLKNGIEQLLKYYVPEVTEVRAV
- a CDS encoding malonic semialdehyde reductase is translated as MGEPLDEAGLDTIFRTARTYNGYTDQPVTEADIRRIYDLVKMGPTSANQQAARFVWLLSQEQKDKLAALSSGTNGEKIRKAPATVIVAMDLAFNEHLPWLFPHAPTAKDWFADDEVRYTHAFRNSTLQGGYFILAARALGFDTGPMSGFDNAKVDAAFFADQPNVKSNFISTLGYGDPATVFDRLPRPEFERFNRIV
- the tsaB gene encoding tRNA (adenosine(37)-N6)-threonylcarbamoyltransferase complex dimerization subunit type 1 TsaB; its protein translation is MTTTLVIETATAACSVALLQDGKVVAHRHDVVERGHAELLIPMIGALPGQGRAEHILVDVGPGSFTGVRVGLAAARGLAIGWGSSVQGYSSLALLAAAGFAADPGRAALAVVLEGGHGEVFMQLFTSSPLKEDGPFLSLGPAAALAKLGNRQAIGSGVHRLAAVDPGGAFCETLPDAADAALLPPAFAALPPRPIYGRAPDAKTLAERGLA